The Bradyrhizobium sp. CCBAU 051011 DNA segment CCGAGTTCGTGGAAGAACACGACGATGGTCAGCACAAACAAAAAGGGAATGATATAGCCGATGAGCCCGTGGCCCAACGTATTGAAACTGTTTAGAAAAAACTCAATCATCAGGTTCCCCTCGACAAGAGCCAAAGGCTCCGTCCCCAACCCTCTAGGATGCCTTTAAGGCAATTTGAGGCAATAGGGAGGCGGCTCTGTTTCGCGCGTTATGGTCAACGGAGATCGCGTCGTCAGCCGAGCTCAGAGGCGCAAGGTTCCCGGTGCGAATCCAGTCATTTATGGTGGCCTCGACGAGGCGCGCGATCGACCCGAACTTGATCTTTCCGGCAATGAACGCCGCCACCGCCACCTCATTGGCGGCATTGAACACCGTGGTCGCGCCACGCCCCGTACGTAACGCCTCGTAGGCCAGCCGCAAGCCCGGAAACCGCTCAAAATCCGGCGCCTCGAAGGTGAGCTGACCGATTTTCGCGAGATCGAGCCTCGCCGACGGGCCAACGATTCGCTCGGGCCATCCAAGGCAATGCGCAATCGGGATGCGCATGTCGGGTGCGCCGAGCTGTGCGACCACGGAGCGATCGGAGAATTCGACCATGCCATGGATGATCGACTGCGGGTGCACGAGAACGTCGATCTCGTCGGCGGAGAGCGCGAAGAGATAGGAAGCTTCGATGACTTCGAGGCCCTTGTTCATCATCGAGGCCGAATCGATCGTGATCTTCTGGCCCATGCTCCAGTTCGGATGCTTCAACGCCTGCTCCAGCGTCGCCTGCTCGATGTCGGCCGGCGCCCAGGTGCGGAACGGGCCGCCGGATGCGGTGATGATCACGCGCACCAACTCTTCGCGATTGCCGGAAGAGAGCGCCTGAAACAGCGCGTTGTGCTCGGAATCCGCCGGCAGAATGCAGGCACCGGCTTTTGCCGCGCGCTGCATGAAAAAATCGCCAGCACAGACCAGGCATTCCTTGTTCGCCAATGCGACGGCAGCGCCGCGATCGACCGCGGCGAGCGCTGGCTTCAGCCCGGCCGCACCGCTCACCGCCGCCATCACCCAGTCGGCGGGACGTGCCGCGGCCTCGATGATCGCGCTTTCACCGGCGCCGCATTCGATGTTCGTGCCTGCCAGTGCGTCCTTCAGTTCGCCAAGGCGCGCGGGATCGGCGATTGCCGCGAATCGTGCGCCGAATTCCTTTGCAAGTTTAGCCAGCGCTTCGACATTGGAATTCGCGGTCAGCGCCTCGACCTGGTAGCGGTCGCGCGCGCCGCGCAGCAAATCCATGGTGCTGTCGCCGATCGAACCGGTGGCGCCTAGCACCGTGACCGTACGCACGGCGGCCAACGCGGCCTTGTTGTTACGCAATGGAACTGCGCTCATCCTGTCACCAAACCATAAGACCGCGGCCGACGCCATCGGCGCCGCCCCGCAGAAGGCCGAAAAGTGCCGCCACGACGACGGCTGCGACAAATCCATCCAGGCGATCCATTAGTCCGCCGTGGCCGGGAATAATGTGACTTGAGTCCTTTACGCCAAAACGCCGCTTCACGGCGGATTCGAAGAGATCGCCGAGCTGCGAAGCCACCGAGAGGACCCCCGCAAGCATCAATAGCGGCCCGATTCTGCCCAGATCGAACACCGCAAACCCGATTGCCACGGCGAGGCTGGCGGCAAAACCGCCGATGGCGCCCGCCCAGGTCTTTTTCGGGCTGACGCGCGGCCAGAGTTTCGGCCCGCCGATGCCGCGGCCCGCAAAATAGCCGCCGCTGTCGGTGACCCACACGATCAGCAGCACGAACATCAGGGCGGCAAAGCCCTTCACGGAATCGAGACGCACCAGCACCGAGGCAATTTCGGCCGCCGCCGCGTACAAAAAGCCCGCCGCCGCCCAGTTTCGCCGTTCCGGGGCGATCGCCACAACCGCGACGAAACCAACCGCCAACACAATCAGCGCGGCATCGAGCCGGCCAAACGCAAAGCAAATTCCGGCAATCGCAAGCGCCGCCACGCCGGGCACGATCACACGCATCGCGCCGGCGAGACCAACGATTGCCAGCCATTCCACAAACAGGCCGATCGCCGCCAGCGTCACCAGCGCGGCCCACAGAAAGCCGCCCGCATAGGCGATGGCGACCGCTAGCGGGATCAGTACCGCGGCGGCGGCGATGCGCATCACGAGATTGCGCGAATCGGGTGCGCTTGCTGCCGCCGGCGCGGCCTCGGGCTCGGTCACGATCCGGTTTTCGCGGCCAGACCGCCGAAACGGCGTTCCCGTCTGGCATATTCGGCAATGGCGCTTTCGAGCGCGGCCTTGTCGAAATCCGGCCAGTGGATCGGCACGAACACGAGTTCGCTGTAAGCCGCCTGCCACATCAGGAAGTTCGACAGCCGCTGCTCGCCGCTGGTGCGAATGATCAGGTCGGGATCGGGAATGTCGGGCGCATCGAGATATTGCCCGAGTGCATCGGCATCGATCGATGCCGGATCGCGCTTGCCCTCGGCCACCTCGCGCGCCAAGCGCTGCGCGGCGCCGGCGATTTCCTGGCGCGATCCGTAATTGAACGCGACCACGAGGTTGAGCTTGGTGTTGGTCTTGGTCAGTTCCTCGGCTTCGTTCAGCAGCGTGCAGATGTCGGGCTCCAGCCCTTCCCGCTCGCCGATCACGCGCACGCGGACGCCGTCGCTATGCAGCGTCGCCAGATCGTTGCGGATGAATCGGCGCAGCAGGCCGAACAGGTCGCCGATTTCGGTCGCCGGCCGCGACCAGTTTTCGGAACTGAACGAAAAGATCGTCAGATAGAGGACGCCGAGTTCATGGGCGGCGCGAACCACGCGACGCAGCGCGTCGACGCCGCGGCGGTGGCCTTCGGCGCGCGGCAAGCCGCGCGCTGCCGCCCAGCGCCCATTTCCGTCCATGATGATCGCCACATGCAACGGGACGGATCGGTCAGATCCTTCCGTGGCGGGGGCGGCGGCGTTCGGCATCATCAATATTCCAGGACCAGTCTCAACTCTTCAACGTTGCCTTCAAACGGTGAGGATTTCCTTTTCCTTCGCCGCCAGCAACTGATCGATTTCCGCAATCATTCCGTCGGTCGCCTTCTGCACATCGTTGGCGAGCCGCTCCTGATCGTCCTCGGAAATCTCATGATTCTTCTCGAGCTTCTTGACGATATCGAGCCCGTCGCGGCGGACATGGCGAACCGCAACCTTGGCAGCTTCGGCGTATTTATGCGCGACCTTGACCAGTTCCTTGCGCCGTTCCTCATTGAGCTCGGGAATCCGCAGGCGCAGCACCTGCCCTTCGGTCGCCGGCGACAGGCCAAGATTGGAATCGACGATGGCCTTTTCGACGGCTTTCACCATCGACTTGTCCCATACCTGCACAGAGAGCAGGCGCGGCTCGGGCACGCTGACGGTCGCGAGCTGGTTGAGCGGCATATGCGTGCCATAGGCATCGACCTGCACCGGCTCCAGCATGGACGCCGCCGCGCGGCCGGTCCGCAATCCGCCCAACTCGTGCTTGAGCGAGTTAGTGGCGCCTTGCATGCGGCGCTTCAATTCGTTGATGTCAAAACCGGGCGTGGGCATAACACTCTCCCCTCCTTAGAAAACCAGCCGCCGGCATCAAAAGCTGGCGGTTCGAAGCAGCACCAGCCTGTCAGCCGGCAACCACCGTGCCGTGGCCGGTCCCGCGCAGGATCGCGCCGATCGAACCCGGCTCGGCGATCGAGAATACGATGATAGGCAGTGACGTCTCGCGGGCAAGCGCGAATGCTGTCGCATCCATCACCTTGTAGTCGCCGGCGATCGCCTGCGAATGCGTCAAACGGTCAAAACGCTTGGCCGACGGGTCTTTTTTGGGATCGGCGCTGTAAACGCCGTCGACATTGGTAGCTTTGAGCACCGCCTGCGCCCCGATCTCGGCCGCCCGCAGCACCGCCGTGGTGTCGGTGGTAAAGAACGGATTGCCGGTTCCGCCGCCGAGCAGCACGATTCGTCCATCCGCGAGGTATTTGTGCGCTGCACTGCGGGTGAACAGCTCGGAAATCTCGGGCATCACGAAGGCCGAGAGCGTCCGCGCCGGCGCACCCTTGCGCTCGATCGCCGCCTCCAGCGCCAGGCAGTTCATCATGGTGGCGAGCATGCCCATGGTGTCGCCGGTCGGACGCGACACACCGCGCGAGGACACTTCCACGCCGCGAACGATGTTGCCGCCGCCGATCACGACGGCCACCTCGACGCCGAGCTTCTTGGCCGCGATCAGGTCGTCGGCGATGCGATCAACGGTGGGCTGGTCGATGCCGAAGGACTGGCTGCCTGCGAGATACTCGCCCGAGAGCTTGATCACGACGCGACGATAGACCGGCTCAGCCATTGCTTATCGCTTTCCTCTCCCGCGCAGGCGACTTCCGGCGCGGCCGCGCCGGAAGACTAGTACCGCAGCGGTTACTTCTTGCCGCTGGCCGCCGCGACTTCGGCCGCGAAATCGGATTCCTGCTTTTCGATTCCTTCGCCGAGAGCATAGCGCACAAATCCGGCAATCTTCACCGGCGCGCCGACCTTGCCTTCAGATTCCTTGACCGCCTGCGCGACCGACTTGCCGGTGTCGTGGATGAACGCCTGATCCAGCAGGCAGACTTCCTTGTAATAGGTCTTGAGGCCGGACTCGACGATCTTCTCGATCACGTTGTCGGGCTTGCCCTGCTGGCGGTACTTGTCGGCCAGCACGTCCTTTTCGCGCTTCACGATCTCGGGGTCGAGGCCGGACGGATCCAGCGCCTGCGGATTGGTCGCGGCGACGTGCATCGCAAGCTGGCGGCCGAGCTGAGCAAGTTCATCGGTCTTGCCGGCCGATTCCAGCGCGACCAGCACGCCCATCTTGCCGGCGCCGTCGATCACGGCGCCATGGACGTAGCTCGACACCACGCCCTTGCCGACCTCGAGCGAGGCCGCACGGCGCAGCGACATGTTCTCGCCGATGGTCGCGATCGCGTCCGAAATCGCGGTCTCGACGGTGACGTCGCCGACCTTCGCGGCCTTGATCTTCTCGACGTCGGCGCCGTTGTGGAGCGCGACCTGGGCGATCATCTTGACGAGGCCCTGGAACTGCTCGTTGCGAGCCACGAAGTCGGTCTCCGAATTGACCTCGACCACGACGCCCTTGGGGCCCGAGGTCACGGCGCCGATCAGGCCTTCGGCCGCGACACGGCCAGCCTTTTTCGCAGCCTTCGACAGGCCCTTCTTGCGCAGCCAATCCTGCGCGGCCTGCATGTCGCCGGAGGTTTCGGTGAGGGCTGCCTTGCAGTCCATCATGCCTGCGCCGGTCGACTCGCGCAGTTCCTTGACCATCGCCGCCGTGATCGTTGCCATCGTCGAATATCCTTCTTGCCTGTTAGCCACGGGCAACGGCACGGTTTGCGCCGGCCGCCGTCAGCTACAGGGAATGCCGTAATCTGGGGAGCAGAACCGGTGGCCGGAAGACCCGGCCACGCGGCGTAACAATTATTCCGCTTCCGCGGTCAGCGTCTTGGCCTGGGCGACCCAGGCATCGGCGCGGCTCGGAAGACCAACCTCTTCACCGATCTTGTGCGCGGTGTCGTGATCGAGCTCGGCGAGCTGCCAGTAGTGGAAGATGCCGAGGTCGTTGAGCTTCTTCTCGATGGTACCAGACACGCCGGTGAGCTTCTTGAGGTTGTCGGCGGTGCCGCGCGGACCGGCCAGCCCCTGGAAGCCGGCCGGCTGCGGAGCCGCCGGAACTTCCTCGCGAACCGGCTGAACCGCGGCGCCGATGTCGATGCCGGAATCGCCCTGCGCGCGCGAAATGCCGTCGATGGCGGCGCGGGCCACCAGATCGCAATACAGCGAAATGGCGCGGCCGGCGTCGTCATTGCCCGGCACCACGAAGGTGATGCCCTTGGGGTCGGAGTTGGTGTCGACGATGGCGGCAACGGGAATGTTGAGCCGCTGCGCTTCCTGGATCGCGATGTCTTCCTTGTTGGTGTCGATCACGAAGATCATGTCGGGAAGCCCGCCCATGTCCTTGATGCCGCCGAGCGAGCGGTCGAGCTTGTCGCGCTCGCGCTGCAGCGTCAGCCGCTCCTTCTTGGTATAGGAGTTGGCTTCGCCCGACGAGAGCACCTCATCGAGGTGACGCAGGCGCTTGATCGAACCCGAGATCGTCTTCCAGTTGGTCAGCGTGCCGCCGAGCCAGCGCGAGTTGACGAAATACTGCGCCGAGCGCTTGGCCGCGTCGGCCACGCCGTCCTGCGCCTGACGTTTGGTGCCGACGAACAGGATGCGGCCGCCCTTGGCGACGGTGTCGGACACCGCCTGCAGTGCACGATGCAGCATCGGCACGGTCTGGGCGAGGTCGATGATGTGGATGTTGTTGCGGGCACCGAAGATGTAATCCGCCATCTTCGGATTCCAGCGGTGCGATTGGTGACCAAAGTGAACGCCAGCTTCGAGGAGCTGACGCATAGAGAAATCGGGTAGCGCCATAGTTATAGTTCTCCGGTTGGTTCCTCCGGAAACGTGTGAGCAAACGAGCCTGATTGGCCCGGTTGCCACCGGACGGCCTTTGAGAGCCATGTTTCCGTGTGAGATGGCGCGCTATATAGCCGGATTCCAGCCAGAAGCAAGGAAATACGGCCGGATTTTCGGTCTTGTAGATCAGCGATTCAGGGCCGCCTCGGGCCAGACCCGGCGGATCTGGCCCTTTAACAATCAGCATCGGGCTCCTGGCGGGCAGCTCCTGGCCGGAGCTGGGCGGGCCGCTGGCGGCGGTGCAGCCATCCGAGGCGGCGGCGGCGGTGGCGCGGCCATACGCGGTGGCGGCGGCGGTGGAGCCGCCATCCTCGGTGGAGGCGGCGGCGCGGCCATACGCGGTGGCGGGGCCGGTGGCGCGGCCATCCTGGGTGGCGGCGATGGTGCCGCCATCCTCGGTGGAGGAGGCGGCGGCGCAGCCATGCGCGGCGGCGGGGCCGAGGGGGCGGCCATCCTGGGTGGAGGCGACGGGGCTGCCACCCTCGCCGGTGGAGGCGGTGCGGCCATCCTGGGCGGCGGTGCCGACGGAGCAACGCGTGCAGCGGACGGTGGCGGAGGCCGGGCCACCTGCACCGCGGACGGCGGCGGCGTTCGTCGCGATTCAGGCTGCAATTGAGGTTTTGGAGCAACCGCAGCCGCAGGTCTTGAGGGCGCGGCCGCGCTTGGGGGCGGTGCGACCACCCTTGACCCTTCTCTTGGCCCTTCTCTTGGTTGCTGGCCAGCCGGCGCCGTTGCGCCGATCGCGGGTCTGGCTCCGGCAGCGGAAGGTGCCGCCGATCCCGGCGGCGGACCGCCCGGCCCAGGCCTCGCGTTCGGACTGACGGCGGCGCTCGGAGGCGCCGGTGGCGTGCCCCTGGCGCCCGGGACCGGCAGGGCGTTGGTCCTCGGCACGGGCTGCTGTGTCGACGGCAGCGCGGCTGGCGCGTTTGCCGGTTGCACTGCGTTCGGCCTTCCGGTCTGCCCCGCGGGAGTACCGGGCAGACCCGTTCTCACGGCGGGATTGATCGTGGCGCTCGGCGGCACCGGCGCCTTGCCCTGCTGGATCAGCGTCGCCCGCTGCGCCACCGCAGGCGGCAGCACAGGCGTGGCGCTCCCCTGCCCCGGCGCAGCCACCCGATCCGGAGTGCCGGGGCGCCCGACAGGCCTGCCGCCAGGTCCGGCCATACCAGGTCCGGCCACGGGCGCAACCGGCGGCCGGTTGATCACGCTGTTGATGACGGCCCTGTTGTGGATGTTGGCATAGATGATGTTGTTCGGCGGCGGCGCCACGTAGCGCGGCGGTCTGACATAGACCGGTATCGGCACGAAGATCGGCTGCGGCAGGATGAACAGCCCGATCGGCGGCGGCGGCGGCTCCAGCACCACGAAATCATCCGGCGGCGGCGGCAGGTAATAGACCGGCGCCGGTGGCGGCGCGACGAAATCGAATTCGGGATCGCCGAAGGCCAGCACCGGACGATCGATATAGATTAGCTCGTCCGGCGGCGGCGGCGGCACATCGTAATCGATCACGTCGAATGTCGGCGGCGGCTCCAGCGGCGCGGTGAGAATGGTGAGGCGCCGGCGTGCGTCGGCCGCATGCGGCCCGCGCGGGTAGCGTTGCAGGTACGACCAATAGGCGTTCGGAGTGTCGGTGCGGTAGGTGCGGCGCCAGGTGATCGCCTCGCGCCGTGCCGCCGCGATCGCCCTCACCCGCTTGGCCAGGGGATCGCTCGCATAGGCGCCGAGAAACTCCTCATAGCCCTGCAGCGTGTCGCGCTCGACCGCCATGGCGTAGGCATCCTGCACGCCGAGTTCGCGGATCGGCTTGCTGCGGACGGCGGCGGCCTGATCCGCCGACGGCTGCGCCGGCGCGTCGGGCTCACGCTCGAAGAACGTGAAGGCCGCATCGACCTTCTGGCTGTCCCAGGGCATCTGCGCGCCCTTGCTCGCCTCGTTGACGCGGAGCCGCAGGCGATTGAAGACCTCCGGCAACGGCAGTCCGCCGGTCCGGATCATCTCGGCCAGCGACTGGGCGTAAATGCCGTACGGCCCCTGCTCGGCCGGCGCCACGGTTCCGGGCGCCGCGTTGAACGCGATCAGCATGTGCGGGTCGGCCTCGACGAGGGCGAGGCCACTTGCGATCTGCCCGTCGACGAAAGGCTGCTGGCGCGCCGCATCCAGCACGACGATGCCGGCCTTCAGCGGCAGCGAGGCGAGCTGGCGGATGTAGTCGCCGGTCCGCAGCGCCTCGGTCGGAACGTCGGTATCGCGGTTGATCGCTGAATCGACCGGCACGAAGTAGTTGTCGCCGGCCAGCTGCAGCCCGTAACCGGCCAGATAGACCATTGCGACCGTATCAGGCCCCGAGCTGTCGGCCTTCTGGATGAAATCGCGGAAACTCTTGCGCAGCGTGTCGCCATCGAGATCGCGGGCGCCGACCACGTCGAAGCCTGCCGCCTGCAACGTCTGCGCGATCAGGCCGGCGTCGTTGGCCGCGGTCGCCAGCGGCGATTTCGCGTAAGCGCCGTTGCCGACCACCAGCGCAATGCGCTTTTCCGGTTGCTGCGCCGCGGCGGGGCTCAAATATCCCGCCAGCGCCGTGACGAGACACATCGCGAGGATCGACAGACTTCTTACTAACCGCATGGCTTCCACCCTGTCGCCGCCCGAGCGCCGCATCGAAGGCTCGTTGAGCTGAACATTTCTTGAATAAATACGCTCGCAGCAAGGCAATTCGCGCAAAATCCGACCGAGACGGGTCCTCCCTCGACGGTTCCAGCACCGAATTCGCATTGTCGCGGCCTGCCGGCGGGCGTATCTTGCTGCAATCGTGTTCGCCCGCATCGTGAGGCGACTGCGCGAGTTCCTCCCGGTGTGCGGATTGCCCATGCAATGGAGGAGCCGCCATGACCGTTTCCCCGACCCTGCAGAAGTACCTGGATCAGAGCGTCACCTACGACGTGATCCCGCATGCCCCAACCATGTCATCGAACCGTACGGCCGAGGCTTGCCACGTGCCGGGCGAGGCGCTGGCGAAAGCCGTCGTGCTCCGCCGTGACGGCGGCTACATGATGGCCGTGCTTCCGGCCTCCCATCACCTGCATCTATCGGCCCTGAAAAGTCAGCTCGGCCACAAGGTCGACCTGGCGAGCGAGGACGAAATCGAACGGCTGTTCGAGGACTGCGAGCGCGGCGCGATCCCGCCGCTCGGTGAGTGCTACGGGCTGGACGTCATCATCGACGACAGCATCGACGCGCGACGGGAAATCTACCTGGAGGGCGGCGATCACGCGACGCTGATCCGCATGGATGGCGACCAGTTCGCCCGACTGACGGCGAAGGCCTGGCGCGGCCACTTCAGCACCCACGATTGAGGCCCGCGCACTTCCTTCGGTCGTCCGCGTCGATTTCGACGCGGACGCCATCGCGCGTGAACGGCAAGGACTGCCGCCGTATTCAGTGATGGGCCGCGACGCTCTTCACGCACCCGGCCAGCAAATCATTGGGTGCAAAGCGGCTGACATCGCCCAGGCTGATCATGCCGACCATTCGCTTGCTCTTGTTGATCACCGGCAACCTTCGGACCTGCAGCGCCTCCATGTGATGGACGGCCTTGGCAAGGTCATCGTCCTCCCGGCAGCAATGAATGCCTTCGGTCATCACGTCGCGCGCCAGGGCGCGGCTGGGGTCGAACTTGCCGTTCGCAATTCCTTTGCAGACGATGTCGCGATCGGTCACCATCCCGACCAGCTGGTCGTTCTCTCCGATCGGAATGCAGCCGATGTCATGTTCTCGCATCAGTTTGGCAATTTCGGTGATGGGCGTATCGGGATTGACCCAGTCGACGCCCTTGTGCATCGCGTCTTTGACTTTCATGGCGGACCTCCGTCACTGCGATTTCAGGTGAAATTCACGTGATGCAGCACAGTTCCCCCTCGATGCGATTATACGCCGGTTCGGCCGGGGCGGAATCGCAAAGGCAATGAAAACTTCTTGAAAAGACGATCGCGACGTAGCGCGCTGGACCGAAATGGTCCGCGCGCTACGCCGTTACCGATGTCAGGACAGGTTAGAAGAAGCCGAGCTTCTTCGGGCTGTAGCTGACGAGCAGGTTCTTGGTCTGCTGGTAGTGGTCGAGCATCATCTTGTGGGTCTCGCGACCGACGCCCGATTGCTTGTAACCGCCGAACGCGGCATGCGCCGGATAGGCGTGGTAGCAATTGGTCCAGACCCGACCGGCCTGGATGGCGCGGCCGAAGCGGTACAGCCGGCTCGCATCGCGGCTCCAGATGCCGGCGCCGAGACCGTAGAGCGTGTCATTGGCAATCGCGAGCGCCTCGTCGTCGTCCTTGAAGGTCGTGACCGAAACGACGGGTCCAAAGATCTCCTCCTGGAACACGCGCATCTTGTTGTTGCCCTTGAACACCGTCGGCTTGACGTAGAAGCCGCCGGCAAGATCGCCCGGCAGCTCGTTGCGCGCCCCGCCCGTCAGCACCTGCGCGCCCTCTCCGCGGCCGATGTCGATATAGGACAGGATCTTCTGCATCTGTTCGGAGGACGCTTGCGCGCCGATCATGGTGGCCGGATCGAGCGGATCGCCCTGCACGATCGCCTCGACGCGCTTCAAGGCTCTTTCCATGAAGCGGTCGAAAATCGATTCATGGATCAGCGCGCGGCTCGGACAGGTGCAGACCTCGCCCTGGTTGAAGGCGAACATCACGAAGCCTTCGATCGCCTTGTCGAAGAACTCGTCGTCCTCGGCGGTGACATCCTTGAAGAAGATGTTGGGCGACTTGCCGCCGAGTTCGAGCGTCACCGGAATGAGGTTCTGGCTGGCATACTGCATGATCAGCCGGCCCGTCGAGGTTTCGCCGGTGAAGGCGATCTTGGCAATGCGCGGCGAGGAGGCCAGCGGCTTGCCGGCCTCGAGGCCGAAGCCGTTGACGATATTGAGCACGCCCGGCGGCAGCAGGTCGCCGATCAACCCCGCCCACACCATGATCGCGGCCGGGGTCTGTTCGGCCGGCTTCAGCACGACGCAGTTGCCGGCAGCCAGCGCCGGCGCCAGCTTCCAGCACGCCATCAGCAGCGGAAAATTCCACGGGATGATCTGCCCGACGACGCCGAGCGGCTCGTGGAAATGATAGGCGACGGTATCGTGGTCGATTTCGGAAAGGCCGCCCTCCTGCGCGCGGATCGCTCCGGCGAAGTAGCGGAAATGGTCGATCGCGAGCGGCACGTCGGCCGCGGTGGTCTCGCGGATCGGCTTGCCGTTGTCCCAGGTTTCGGCGAGCGCGAGCAGATCGAGGTTTTCCTCCATCCGATCGGCGATGCGGTTGAGGATCAGCGCGCGTTCGGCGACGCTGGTGCGGCCCCACGCTTCCTTGGCGGCGTGCGCGGCGTCGAGCGCATCCTCGACGTCCTTGGCGTCAGAGCGCGCAACCTCGCAGAGCAACTGCCCATTCACCGGCGAATGATTATCGAAATATCTGCCCGAGCGCGGCTCGGCCCATTTTCCGTTGATGTAGTTCCCGTAACGCCTTTCGAACGGGGCCTTCGCAGTCCGTGAGAATTCGACCTTGTTCATGGCTCTTCCTCGCAATGGCGTCGCTGGATGCGGCGCTCTGGGAAAACCATGGCGAAGGCCGGTTACGTTGTCAGTCCGTCCAAACTTGATCGCCGGCCCGCGTGTCGCAGAACTGCGACAGTGCGCGGGGCAATCGTCAGTGCGCGCGATGGAGGTCGAGGCGCCGCAGCTTTCGGTGCAGCGTCGCGCGGCTGATGCCGAGCGCCTCGGCGGCGGCCGAAACGTTACCGTCGCTGCGCGCCAGCGCCCGTTGTACCGCCGCCCGCTCGGCCTGATCGAGGTCGCGCGCCGGACTCGATGCACCGCCGAGCAGGTCGGCCGCCGGCAACGGTTTCTTCAGAAAGTCCCGCGTCACGCCGAGCGCCAGCCGCG contains these protein-coding regions:
- a CDS encoding CBS domain-containing protein, giving the protein MKVKDAMHKGVDWVNPDTPITEIAKLMREHDIGCIPIGENDQLVGMVTDRDIVCKGIANGKFDPSRALARDVMTEGIHCCREDDDLAKAVHHMEALQVRRLPVINKSKRMVGMISLGDVSRFAPNDLLAGCVKSVAAHH
- the adh gene encoding aldehyde dehydrogenase codes for the protein MNKVEFSRTAKAPFERRYGNYINGKWAEPRSGRYFDNHSPVNGQLLCEVARSDAKDVEDALDAAHAAKEAWGRTSVAERALILNRIADRMEENLDLLALAETWDNGKPIRETTAADVPLAIDHFRYFAGAIRAQEGGLSEIDHDTVAYHFHEPLGVVGQIIPWNFPLLMACWKLAPALAAGNCVVLKPAEQTPAAIMVWAGLIGDLLPPGVLNIVNGFGLEAGKPLASSPRIAKIAFTGETSTGRLIMQYASQNLIPVTLELGGKSPNIFFKDVTAEDDEFFDKAIEGFVMFAFNQGEVCTCPSRALIHESIFDRFMERALKRVEAIVQGDPLDPATMIGAQASSEQMQKILSYIDIGRGEGAQVLTGGARNELPGDLAGGFYVKPTVFKGNNKMRVFQEEIFGPVVSVTTFKDDDEALAIANDTLYGLGAGIWSRDASRLYRFGRAIQAGRVWTNCYHAYPAHAAFGGYKQSGVGRETHKMMLDHYQQTKNLLVSYSPKKLGFF